The nucleotide sequence ATTGCTAGCAAAAGAATTACATGCAGATATTCTTATCATCACCACAGGTGTTGAAAAAGTTAGTATTCATTTTGGTAAGCCAGAACAAAAAGCATTGGGTGAAACCTCGGTTGAGGAAATGACACAATATATGCATGAAGGGCATTTCCCTCCGGGCAGTATGCTTCCAAAAATCGAAGCCAGCCTCTCATTTTTAGCCGCGGGTGGAAAAAGAGTGATTATCACAACGCCAGAAAAACTGGCTTCTGCCTTAAAAGGTGAAACCGGAACGCATATTGTTGTTTAATTTTCGCAATCAAAAGTACTCCGTTATTTAATTGATAAGCGCCTTATTTATAAAAGAGTAAGGCGCTTATTTTATGCAGAGTTTCTTAATATATCGATGATTAAATAGTGTGATTAGCGGGGTAGGCTTTCGCGTAATGGCGCGGATTTAATCGTGAAAATAATCCTATCGTGATAATCACTAAAACCGCATGAAATGCCCATGCATAAGTAAAGCTTCCGTCAGGTTGACGCAATATCACTGCCACTAACGGTCCAAAGGCAGCAATGATAAATCCTCCACCTTGCATTAATGCCGACAGCGCGCCCGCTTGTGCTGGATCAGGAATATGATCGAGCGCGACAATCATCATCATGGAAAAACATCCACCTAAGCCACAGCCTAAGAAAATACTCCACAGATAAGGCGCACTCATCGGAATAGTCATTATTGCAATAAAACCGATAAATTGACTTAGTAATGTCAGCATAAGCCAAAAACGTCGGTCGTGATTTTTAGCCGCTAAGAAAGGAATAATTAAAGCAGCAGAGGCTTGGAAAAGCGAAAGGATAGCGACAAGAGAGCCACTTTGTGCACTTGGCATTCCTAACGATTGGTAGAAAGGTGCCAACCATGTCACAACTGAAGCGTAACCTGCATTAACGCAACCAAAACCTAAAATAAGCAATCCTGTTCTGGGGCGCCAAATTAAGGTATTGAGTGATATTTTATTAGCAGATATGGCACTGTTTTTAATAGAAAAAAGAATAGCGACAAATGCAAAGCCTGCTGGAAGTGCAAACCACGCTAAAGCATTTTGCCAATGACCATTAGATGCCGTAATAATCGGGGATAATTGAGCACCTAATGCGCCTCCCCCCATTAGCATGGCGGAATACAGCCCCATCATAATAGGCGTTCGATGTCCAAACCATCCTTTAATAATGCCAGGAAATACCGCTTGAA is from Proteus columbae and encodes:
- a CDS encoding cyanate transporter; its protein translation is MTALPRKKTWQIVLTIILVGINLRPFLTGPGPVIDNIIASTGMSYSQVSLLTLLPMLLMGIGALIVPFLQSYIQVRKGLLVAMLLLLIGSFSRAYVSDGNQLLLTALFCGLSVAYIQAVFPGIIKGWFGHRTPIMMGLYSAMLMGGGALGAQLSPIITASNGHWQNALAWFALPAGFAFVAILFSIKNSAISANKISLNTLIWRPRTGLLILGFGCVNAGYASVVTWLAPFYQSLGMPSAQSGSLVAILSLFQASAALIIPFLAAKNHDRRFWLMLTLLSQFIGFIAIMTIPMSAPYLWSIFLGCGLGGCFSMMMIVALDHIPDPAQAGALSALMQGGGFIIAAFGPLVAVILRQPDGSFTYAWAFHAVLVIITIGLFSRLNPRHYAKAYPANHTI